In one window of Tumebacillus algifaecis DNA:
- a CDS encoding DivIVA domain-containing protein, translating to MPLTPLDIHNKEFGRSFRGYDEDDVNEFLDRVIKDYEGLIRENRDLEEKLVTLEERLSHFHNIEESLSKSIIVAQETAEEVKSNARKESQLIIKEAEKNADRILNEALSKSRRAAMELDELQKQAAVFRARFRSLIQVQLELIDNDQWEKILDEKTIRMDKDDKLDV from the coding sequence ATGCCTTTGACTCCGCTTGATATCCATAACAAAGAATTTGGCCGCTCGTTTCGCGGGTATGATGAAGATGATGTAAATGAGTTTCTGGACCGCGTGATCAAGGACTACGAAGGATTGATCCGTGAGAATCGCGATTTGGAAGAAAAGCTGGTGACGCTCGAGGAGCGGCTGTCTCATTTTCACAACATAGAAGAAAGTTTGTCGAAATCGATCATCGTGGCGCAAGAGACTGCTGAAGAAGTGAAGTCGAATGCGCGCAAGGAATCGCAACTGATCATCAAGGAAGCGGAAAAGAACGCGGACCGTATCCTGAATGAGGCGCTGTCCAAGTCCCGCCGTGCTGCGATGGAGCTGGACGAACTGCAAAAGCAGGCCGCTGTGTTCCGTGCGCGGTTCCGTTCGCTCATCCAAGTGCAGTTGGAACTGATCGACAACGATCAGTGGGAGAAGATCTTGGACGAAAAGACGATTCGCATGGATAAAGACGACAAATTGGATGTATAG
- a CDS encoding YggT family protein, translated as MEKLIGYVVLALELYRYVLIARVLMSWVPDVERTSFGRILYKVTEPYLSIFRRIVPPLPLGGGYIDLSPIVAIFAWLFVQSGVVMVLKWLIS; from the coding sequence ATGGAAAAGTTGATCGGGTATGTCGTGCTAGCGTTAGAATTATATAGATATGTTTTGATCGCTCGCGTGTTGATGTCATGGGTGCCGGACGTGGAGCGAACGTCGTTTGGTCGAATTTTGTACAAGGTCACAGAGCCGTATTTGTCGATTTTCCGCCGCATTGTTCCACCGCTTCCGCTCGGAGGCGGGTATATTGATCTGTCGCCGATCGTCGCTATCTTCGCTTGGCTGTTTGTGCAAAGCGGCGTTGTGATGGTTTTGAAATGGCTGATCTCGTAA
- a CDS encoding YggS family pyridoxal phosphate-dependent enzyme — protein MEYEKRLAELKERIAQACARAGRDQDEVTIVGVTKYVGVEETKSLIEAGLRDLGENRIAVAAPKLEAIPEEFGVRWHFIGHLQTNKAKDVIGRFSLIHSVDRLSLAKEINKRAEVQGITVPCLVQVNVSGEDSKGGFAPEELIGFLTEAQAMKGLDLRGLMTMAPATDDAETVRPVFRGLRELRDNLLARGYLPAGSNELSMGMSGDFEVAIEEGATFVRIGSVLVKP, from the coding sequence ATGGAGTACGAAAAGCGGCTTGCTGAACTGAAAGAACGCATCGCGCAAGCATGTGCGCGCGCCGGACGTGACCAGGACGAAGTGACGATCGTTGGGGTTACGAAGTATGTAGGCGTAGAAGAAACGAAAAGTTTGATCGAGGCTGGACTTCGCGACCTTGGTGAAAATCGGATAGCAGTCGCTGCGCCCAAACTGGAAGCGATTCCAGAGGAGTTTGGAGTGCGTTGGCATTTTATCGGGCATTTGCAGACGAATAAGGCGAAAGATGTGATCGGACGCTTTTCGCTGATCCATTCTGTAGATCGTTTGTCGCTCGCAAAAGAAATCAACAAGCGAGCGGAAGTGCAAGGAATTACGGTCCCCTGTTTGGTGCAGGTCAATGTGTCGGGTGAAGATTCCAAAGGCGGATTTGCACCGGAGGAACTGATCGGTTTTTTGACGGAAGCCCAAGCGATGAAGGGCCTTGATCTGCGTGGACTGATGACGATGGCGCCTGCGACGGACGACGCCGAGACGGTGCGCCCGGTGTTTCGCGGGCTGCGGGAACTGCGCGATAACCTGCTTGCGCGAGGATATTTGCCAGCGGGTTCGAACGAGCTTTCGATGGGGATGTCAGGTGACTTTGAAGTGGCGATCGAGGAAGGGGCGACGTTTGTCCGAATCGGTAGCGTGCTGGTCAAACCATAG
- a CDS encoding cell division protein SepF, with protein sequence MFSKVMSFLGLVDEEPRQERREEEYEGQSQQAPADGVVPLKRQGTVVSLHTQKQVRVYLAEPEKYDDAQAIADHLRNRRPVVVNLHKTSHDAAKRIVDFISGCTYALNGTMQKLGHNIFLCAPENVDIQGTISDLISDQQEQQQQAHNKFQSR encoded by the coding sequence ATGTTTTCGAAAGTGATGTCATTTCTCGGCCTGGTGGACGAGGAACCGCGGCAGGAGCGACGGGAAGAAGAGTACGAAGGACAGTCGCAACAGGCACCTGCCGATGGAGTCGTACCGCTGAAGCGTCAAGGCACGGTCGTATCGTTGCATACGCAAAAGCAGGTTCGAGTCTATCTGGCCGAGCCGGAAAAATATGATGATGCACAAGCGATTGCCGATCACCTGCGCAACCGCCGTCCCGTTGTCGTCAATCTGCATAAAACTTCTCATGACGCGGCCAAACGAATCGTGGATTTTATCAGCGGATGCACGTATGCTTTAAATGGGACGATGCAAAAGTTGGGACATAATATTTTCTTGTGTGCACCGGAGAATGTGGACATTCAAGGTACGATCTCCGATCTGATCTCTGACCAGCAGGAACAACAACAACAGGCGCACAACAAATTTCAATCGAGGTGA
- a CDS encoding YlmH family RNA-binding protein has product MKRQDVMMHYRPQERPFVDRTIDLAERVDERQTPVLTDFLDPRQVKITEAIVRSSSDVKLYLSGGHEQAERQRALLVPSYWVPEAEDFELSFLRITIPGEFVKLKHGDYLGSLVGLGLKRGKIGDLSVHGEGCDLVVTREIADFIRLHLSQVGRAAVQNREISALDYLAPQVEYQEKAFTVMSLRVDAVSAESFGLSRTKVVEPIKSGKLQLNWQVIDDPATAVEEGDVLSLRGHGRAKILEIMGQSRKGRTILKIGKYL; this is encoded by the coding sequence ATGAAACGGCAAGATGTGATGATGCACTATCGGCCGCAGGAGCGACCCTTTGTTGATCGCACGATCGATTTGGCGGAGCGCGTCGATGAACGACAGACGCCTGTCTTGACCGATTTTCTCGACCCGAGGCAAGTGAAGATCACCGAAGCGATTGTCCGCTCCTCGTCCGATGTGAAGCTTTATCTGTCTGGTGGGCATGAGCAGGCGGAAAGACAGCGAGCGCTTTTGGTTCCCAGCTATTGGGTGCCGGAAGCGGAAGATTTTGAGCTGTCTTTTTTGCGGATTACGATACCTGGTGAATTTGTGAAGTTAAAGCATGGTGACTATCTCGGGTCGCTGGTCGGACTTGGGCTAAAACGAGGTAAGATCGGAGACCTCTCTGTGCATGGGGAGGGATGCGATCTTGTGGTGACGCGTGAGATTGCCGACTTTATCCGCCTCCATTTGTCGCAAGTTGGACGGGCAGCGGTACAGAATCGGGAGATCTCTGCGCTGGACTATCTGGCGCCGCAGGTGGAGTATCAGGAGAAGGCGTTCACCGTGATGTCGCTTCGAGTTGATGCGGTGTCCGCTGAGTCGTTTGGACTGTCGCGCACAAAAGTTGTCGAACCGATCAAAAGCGGGAAACTGCAGTTGAACTGGCAGGTGATCGACGACCCGGCGACTGCTGTGGAAGAAGGGGATGTTCTGTCCTTGCGCGGCCACGGGCGTGCCAAGATCTTGGAGATTATGGGACAGTCACGCAAAGGCCGGACGATTTTAAAAATTGGCAAGTATCTCTAA
- the ileS gene encoding isoleucine--tRNA ligase — protein MEKPEYSKTLNLPETEFPMRGNLPQREPGMLQQWEDMKLYEKVQAKQAGKPKFVLHDGPPYANGDIHLGHALNKILKDIIVKFRTMEGFDAPYVPGWDTHGMPIEHAIIKNKGINRHEVSVTDFREMCKNYALDFVERQKGQFKRLGVRGDWENPYITLLPEYESRQIRVFGEMAKRGYIYKGLKPVHWCASCETALAEAEVEYADKKSPSIYVKFAVKDGRGVLPEGSFIVIWTTTPWTLPANMAIALGADFEYSLVEVNGEKLLLAKGLVEEVLKAAGVEGEPNVVATFKGQDLERVVAQHPFLDRESLVILGEHVTLESGTGCVHTAPGHGMDDYMVGLQYGLPVLAPVNGQGKFTKDAGPYEGQFYMKANKQIMADLQESGHLFASSEIDHSYPHCWRCKNPVFFRATEQWFGSIDKFRDQLLEQIKQVSWSPEWGEVRLHNMVADRGDWCISRQRMWGVPIPIFYCTDCDKEIINDQTIDKVANLFAEHGSQVWFEKEAADLVPEGLTCSCGGTSFRKETDTMDVWFDSGSSHMAVTDARPEMQWPADLYLEGSDQYRGWFNSSLSTAVAIRGKAPYKSIVSHGFMLDGEGRKMSKSLGNVVDPLKVMEQYGADILRLWVASVDYRSDFRVSDAILKQVAEVYRKIRNTFRYLLGNLSGFDPAQHVVSKEQMLEIDRWALNKFEQFRKRVVQGYRDYDFHIVYHEVNNFCTVDMSAFYFDVSKDRMYTVAPDALERRSGQTAMYEILFGLTKLVAPILTYTADEVWPFVPGTTDESVQLTQWSDPNTYDIDELLEQKWEGILRVRDEVLKALEVARKEKVIGKGLTAAVDLYPNAETLTVLQSTPRLGEVLGVSQVNLQELGAAVPDDATAYEGLSIRVRAAEGETCERCRIVTPLVGQNEDHPTICPVCAGNVVHFLG, from the coding sequence ATGGAAAAGCCAGAGTACAGCAAAACGCTGAATCTGCCGGAAACCGAGTTTCCGATGCGCGGCAACTTGCCGCAACGTGAGCCGGGGATGCTGCAACAATGGGAAGACATGAAATTGTATGAAAAAGTACAAGCAAAGCAGGCTGGTAAGCCGAAGTTTGTTTTGCATGATGGCCCGCCCTATGCGAATGGAGACATCCACCTCGGTCATGCGTTGAACAAGATTTTAAAAGACATCATCGTCAAGTTTCGGACGATGGAAGGGTTTGACGCGCCGTACGTACCGGGATGGGATACACACGGGATGCCGATCGAGCATGCGATCATCAAAAACAAAGGCATCAACCGTCATGAAGTGTCGGTGACCGATTTCCGCGAGATGTGCAAAAACTACGCCCTCGATTTTGTGGAGCGTCAAAAGGGACAGTTTAAACGCCTTGGCGTGCGCGGTGATTGGGAGAACCCCTACATCACATTGTTGCCAGAATATGAGTCCCGTCAAATTCGCGTCTTTGGGGAGATGGCGAAACGCGGTTATATCTACAAGGGTTTAAAACCGGTACACTGGTGTGCATCGTGTGAGACGGCGCTGGCAGAAGCTGAAGTGGAATATGCGGATAAGAAGTCGCCGTCGATCTATGTGAAATTTGCTGTGAAAGATGGCCGCGGCGTACTGCCTGAAGGGTCGTTTATCGTGATCTGGACCACTACACCGTGGACGCTGCCGGCGAACATGGCGATCGCGCTTGGGGCCGATTTTGAATACAGTTTGGTTGAAGTAAACGGTGAGAAACTGTTGCTGGCCAAAGGACTTGTCGAAGAGGTGCTGAAGGCAGCAGGTGTCGAAGGCGAACCGAATGTGGTGGCAACTTTCAAAGGTCAGGATTTGGAGCGCGTCGTTGCTCAACATCCCTTCCTCGACCGCGAGTCGCTGGTGATCTTGGGCGAGCACGTAACGCTTGAGTCCGGTACGGGTTGTGTACACACCGCACCGGGGCACGGGATGGATGACTACATGGTGGGCTTGCAGTATGGACTGCCGGTTTTGGCGCCTGTCAACGGGCAAGGTAAATTTACGAAGGATGCCGGTCCGTATGAAGGACAGTTTTATATGAAGGCGAACAAGCAGATCATGGCTGACCTTCAAGAAAGCGGACATCTGTTCGCCTCGTCGGAAATCGACCACAGCTATCCGCACTGCTGGCGTTGTAAAAACCCTGTTTTCTTCCGTGCGACGGAGCAGTGGTTTGGCTCGATCGACAAGTTCCGCGATCAACTGCTTGAGCAAATCAAACAAGTGTCGTGGAGTCCGGAGTGGGGCGAAGTTCGCCTGCACAACATGGTGGCTGACCGCGGGGATTGGTGTATCTCTCGCCAGCGCATGTGGGGCGTGCCGATCCCGATCTTCTATTGCACAGACTGTGATAAGGAGATCATCAATGATCAAACGATCGACAAAGTTGCGAATTTATTTGCTGAGCATGGATCGCAGGTATGGTTTGAGAAAGAGGCGGCCGATCTCGTTCCGGAGGGCTTGACCTGTTCTTGCGGTGGTACTTCGTTCCGCAAAGAAACCGATACGATGGACGTGTGGTTCGACTCAGGTTCTTCGCATATGGCGGTCACCGATGCACGTCCGGAAATGCAATGGCCAGCCGATCTGTATCTGGAAGGATCGGACCAATATCGCGGCTGGTTTAACTCTTCGCTTTCGACCGCAGTGGCCATCCGTGGGAAAGCTCCGTACAAATCGATCGTCTCGCACGGCTTTATGTTGGATGGTGAAGGCCGCAAGATGTCGAAGTCGCTGGGGAACGTGGTTGACCCGTTGAAGGTGATGGAACAGTATGGCGCCGATATCCTGCGTCTATGGGTGGCATCGGTCGATTATCGCTCCGATTTTCGCGTTTCTGATGCGATCTTGAAACAAGTGGCAGAAGTCTATCGGAAGATCCGCAATACATTCCGTTACCTGCTTGGAAACTTGAGCGGATTTGATCCGGCGCAGCATGTGGTGTCGAAGGAGCAGATGCTCGAAATCGACCGCTGGGCGCTGAATAAATTTGAACAGTTCCGCAAGCGTGTGGTGCAAGGCTATCGTGATTATGATTTCCACATTGTTTATCATGAAGTGAATAACTTCTGTACGGTGGATATGTCGGCGTTCTATTTCGATGTTTCGAAAGATCGCATGTACACAGTAGCTCCGGATGCGCTGGAACGTCGTTCCGGTCAGACGGCGATGTATGAAATCTTGTTCGGTTTGACAAAGCTGGTCGCGCCGATCTTGACCTATACAGCAGATGAAGTGTGGCCGTTTGTACCAGGTACCACTGATGAGAGCGTACAGTTGACACAGTGGAGCGACCCGAACACTTATGACATCGATGAGCTGTTAGAGCAAAAGTGGGAAGGGATCCTGCGAGTGCGCGATGAAGTGTTGAAGGCACTGGAAGTGGCACGGAAAGAAAAGGTGATCGGCAAAGGTCTGACTGCTGCTGTCGATTTGTATCCGAACGCAGAAACGTTGACCGTGCTGCAAAGCACGCCGCGCTTGGGTGAGGTGCTTGGCGTTTCCCAAGTCAACCTGCAGGAGCTGGGCGCTGCAGTTCCGGACGACGCGACCGCATACGAAGGTCTCTCGATTCGTGTGCGTGCTGCAGAAGGTGAGACATGTGAGCGTTGCCGGATTGTTACGCCTCTGGTCGGTCAAAACGAAGATCATCCGACAATCTGCCCGGTATGTGCTGGGAATGTGGTACATTTTCTTGGGTAA